The following proteins are co-located in the Cryptosporidium parvum Iowa II chromosome 6, whole genome shotgun sequence genome:
- a CDS encoding membrane-associated protein with 6 transmembrane domains possible apicomplexan conserved, duplicated adjacent gene has protein sequence MYSQPYSGEEPMLYQSRGPNKSSTNQFNMSATNGMQVINDGIMDDEALNERGEEITPLISNFSCITLRTGTLLQCASLLVLIILYNVFGNKGLFTFDLYGNGGTLAEDLSYYAGVVSMLCVYFIGVLFLAGFQEFIADNSKAPLGFRAGSRLLNTANIIQIIVVALRVTQFSFTYSYFNQKWYGKFSQTKGDWCLYNFGIVCEAVSLIMYGISFFYVESYADVGVGEQYAYWMLTLFTLAGISELMMLFTGFGSFFILFFAAALIVTCTWAFQFEPLLESNSPLLFSRDINADVLPKETPLDDMSIEKNQTVNNYQPNFTYQLYAGASGVSSVPNPYGVEMQQ, from the coding sequence atgtaTTCTCAACCATATTCTGGAGAGGAGCCTATGCTCTATCAAAGTAGAGGTCCAAACAAGTCCTCTACTAATCAATTTAATATGTCTGCAACTAATGGCATGCAGGTAATAAACGATGGAATAATGGACGATGAAGCCTTAAATGAAAGAGGTGAAGAGATTACCCCACTTATATCGAATTTCTCTTGTATTACTCTCAGGACTGGGACGTTATTGCAATGCGCAAGCTTACTTGTATTGATTATCCTATATAATGTATTTGGCAATAAAGGATTATTTACGTTTGACCTATATGGCAATGGCGGTACTTTAGCTGAGGATTTGAGTTATTATGCAGGAGTTGTTTCGATGCTATGCGTATATTTTATTGGTGTTTTGTTCTTAGCAGGATTCCAAGAATTTATCGCAGATAACTCAAAAGCTCCTTTGGGATTTAGAGCAGGCTCGAGACTACTAAACACagcaaatattattcagaTTATCGTGGTTGCACTTAGAGTTACACAATTTTCGTTTACATACAGCTATTTCAATCAGAAATGGTATGGAAAATTTAGCCAAACAAAGGGCGACTGGTGTTTGTACAATTTTGGAATTGTTTGTGAGGCAGTTAGCTTAATAATGTACGGTATTAGCTTCTTTTATGTAGAGTCATATGCGGACGTTGGAGTTGGTGAGCAGTATGCTTATTGGATGTTAACTTTATTTACATTGGCTGGAATCTCTGAACTAATGATGCTTTTCACAGGTTTTGGTAGCTTCTTTATCCTTTTCTTTGCAGCCGCTCTTATTGTCACATGTACTTGGGCATTTCAATTTGAACCCCTTCTAGAATCAAACTCACCTTTGCTATTTTCAAGAGATATCAATGCAGACGTTTTACCAAAGGAAACTCCACTAGATGATATGAGCATTGAAAAGAATCAAACTGTCAACAATTATCAGCCAAATTTTACTTATCAACTTTATGCAGGCGCATCTGGAGTTTCTAGTGTTCCAAATCCGTATGGGGTTGAAATGCAACAATAA
- a CDS encoding protein with N-terminal apicomplexan-specific globular domain plus PHD domain, translating into MEEVNINQVLLERGISYTCTQILDAHAKKLKNEINTRCREFQSVDELINFSNSDQNRNDSNGLLSNFDWRSSYLPHIYSATLGLKNGFIDPKLQGELYQSILKCINQGFVSGNIGIVRISDHSHPVRLATPIDKTCYSLVWRKKDLSETHDIPIVLGEYTGDVKYVGDEEISDESYSFQLTFKSSAFKFTGAVVSGSHQQFGDFSANNTDKLSDQPTYFPDEFEYTEANDNSYSPNKSSFFSKPFSQTRNELLSTDGNIKKIGARLLLPNENEYILSADKTCNEMAFLNHYECVFNNNFNFRINVQWHSVYVDGWPHIILTSIPGVGIKLGDELAADFGENWFSRIRRISENNIKNELILFRLRFNSGNNQGSVNFSDLDENLSLKQTDSKDSLSNCGISGLINFYEICEVCQNSITSQARKSYYKPKNEDSVLFLKSKFDYLLCNGCNRAFHWYCVNRPEFRDLKTSSKNWFCFQCLSLTLRILPSLIYRIPNLTPGLINSIQNLYNSTDDLIPGVIDAIGNVVLRSTDEVNTEDPKSIVFRPPEYFDYNLRHFNEYGGLEGLTKLKPCYLCYSSSTISNQMIGIATICRIHRLHIAPDYDEFFNSVQYTYNSDNNQLVSNSSLHLSLVADDYGKRKYTASTQSSTEDIIRPHIKKLSGSRYIIERSRRVICSLRQSLYQSEKHRVELLYKLEKLRKIQDEYFRNISEGNGMIPVLCIKLGSTILNKEFSGRLYQGVISRYYPKERIFHIEYLDGDREDLEYNDFISLLANDIENHRINIDDLLITDNHVKSTKKTSENLIPYRNSKKHTIFGISEEFYKSENFEFNIIKMKNEKLLTETYKNFNIDSIYDKVKLIHKFIIQECKMNQDNEDAILIRETPKYEYIDQPEWNIICGSLNIESNLIKYFVGVNISRISHKTTTFNITSKICIGNVFLIKTIPITIYNEFSINNDELAELNEKSHSEILNTIRFSAIEILAWTQSRLSEIFIKETSLNNNDGIALDKVDGCENTNIEQNYKRDLGESLNSDFNSALVKENWLQKANLIAQALQPYPTGIKWINETHSWKVVYSNEFGQKISKFFDTIPFDENATVESLYLKACKFVSVSQTNNKVIKMLSTSRKLNKITNEISSPLDKFIFNEWGNTIEDFLARYNLNNPDRAVYSINDFNNEINSLRPFPDNLDWCDSTFSFVVVLPSNEKRSFQLDKFEFNIINCYSAAYSLAIGNVNIDKEFYNRKIRKYNSKVKNNTNPTQLKKQIYKKHLINNRHESPSEEKKENFSLNKSINTKQKNSNETGKFTSLPSCQVYSYQDKETTDTNTSSEESLLGNICESKIEPKELINEDLKGNSFNKLPSSDEDKLSIRAKSNKRKTIVRALPAPSDPLSRARIIEYSKQADELRPFPHGITWCYRSARFKVRYRRSSDGCWTATSFTPTKFNSVKEAFENAVDKLAAHINDYKNSNEIPIIPKKRHLEIEP; encoded by the coding sequence ATGGAAGAAGTTAATATAAATCAAGTTTTACTAGAAAGAGGGATTAGTTACACTTGTACTCAAATACTTGATGCCCatgcaaaaaaattaaaaaatgaaattaatactAGATGTAGAGAATTTCAGTCTGTTGATGAGCtgataaatttttcaaattcagaTCAAAACAGAAATGATTCAAATGGCTTgctttcaaattttgattggAGAAGTAGTTATTTACCGCATATTTATTCTGCTACATTAGGATTGAAAAATGGCTTTATTGACCCAAAGCTGCAAGGCGAGCTATATCAATCCATTTTAAAGTGCATTAATCAAGGGTTTGTCTCCGGAAATATTGGTATTGTAAGGATTTCTGACCATTCTCATCCTGTCAGATTAGCGACTCCAATTGATAAAACATGCTATTCCCTTGTTTGGCGTAAAAAAGATTTATCCGAAACTCACGACATTCCTATAGTATTAGGAGAATATACTGGGGATGTGAAATACGTCGGAGATGAGGAAATTAGTGACGAGTCATATTCATTCCAGCTTACTTTTAAAAGTTCGGCATTTAAATTCACAGGCGCTGTTGTATCAGGTAGTCATCAACAATTTGGTGATTTTTCAGCAAATAACACAGATAAATTGAGTGATCAACCAACTTATTTTCCTGATGAGTTTGAATATACTGAGGCAAATGATAATTCATATTCCCCAAATAAGTCTTCTTTCTTCTCAAAGCCGTTTAGTCAAACCCGAAATGAATTACTTTCAACTGATGGtaacattaaaaaaataggAGCTAGGCTTTTACTtccaaatgaaaatgaatatatattatcaGCTGACAAGACTTGTAATGAAATGGCATTTCTTAATCATTATGAATGCgtgtttaataataattttaacttTAGAATAAATGTTCAATGGCATTCTGTTTATGTTGATGGATGGCCGCATATCATTTTAACTTCTATTCCTGGGGTTGGAATCAAATTAGGCGACGAACTTGCAGCAGACTTTGGTGAAAACTGGTTTTCTAGAATTCGGCGTATTTCtgaaaacaatattaaaaacGAGCTAATTTTATTTAGGTTAAGATTTAATAGTGGTAATAATCAGGGGAGTGTAAATTTTTCAGATTTAGATGAGAATTTATCACTTAAACAAACTGATTCGAAAGACTCTCTATCTAATTGTGGAATTAGCGGactaataaatttttatgaAATCTGCGAAGTTTGTCAGAACTCGATCACCTCACAGGCaagaaaaagttattaCAAGCCAAAGAATGAAGACAgtgttttatttttaaaatcaaaatttgattacTTGCTTTGCAATGGATGCAATAGAGCCTTTCACTGGTACTGCGTAAATCGCCCTGAGTTTAGAGATCTTAAAACTAGTTCAAAAAATTGGTTCTGCTTTCAATGTCTTTCATTGACTTTGAGAATTCTTCCATCACTGATATATAGAATTCCTAATTTAACTCCTGGATTAATAAACtccattcaaaatttgtatAACTCTACCGATGATTTAATTCCAGGCGTAATTGATGCAATAGGAAATGTTGTTCTTAGGTCAACAGATGAAGTTAATACAGAAGACCCCAAAAGCATCGTATTTAGGCCTCCAGAATATTTCGATTATAATTTAAGGCATTTTAACGAGTATGGTGGCCTTGAAGGTCTTACTAAACTCAAACCTTGCTATTTGTGTTACTCGTCGTCAACCATTTCAAATCAAATGATTGGCATTGCAACGATATGCAGAATACATAGGCTTCACATTGCTCCAGATTATGAcgaattttttaattcagtTCAGTACACCTATAATTCTGATAACAATCAACTGGTAAGTAACAGTTCCCTTCATTTATCTTTGGTAGCTGATGATTATGGTAAACGAAAGTATACAGCCTCCACACAAAGTAGCACAGAAGATATTATAAGACCACACATAAAGAAACTTTCTGGTTCAagatatattattgaaaggAGTAGGAGAGTTATTTGTTCTCTTAGACAATCTCTCTATCAGTCAGAAAAACACAGAGTAGAACTATTATATAAACttgaaaaattaagaaaaattcaggatgaatattttagaaatataaGCGAAGGAAATGGCATGATTCCAGTACTATGTATTAAACTCGGAAGTACAATACTAAATAAAGAGTTTTCCGGTAGGCTTTATCAAGGAGTTATATCACGCTACTATCCAAAAGAGAGGATATTTCATATAGAATATCTTGACGGGGATCGCGAGGATTTAGAGtataatgattttatttcattattagcTAATGACATTGAGAATCATCGAATAAATATCgatgatttattaattaccGATAACCACGTAAAAAGTACCAAGAAAACGTCTGAAAATCTTATACCTTAtagaaattcaaaaaagcATACAATATTTGGGATATCTGAAGAATTTTATAAATCCGAaaactttgaatttaatattatcaaaatgaaaaatgaaaaattattgactGAGACTTAcaagaattttaatatCGATTCAATTTATGATAAGGTTAAATTGATTcacaaatttattattcaagaGTGCAAAATGAATCAAGATAATGAAGATGCAATATTAATTAGAGAAACCCCCAAGtatgaatatattgatCAACCTGAatggaatattatttgtggATCATTAAACATagaatcaaatttaatCAAGTATTTTGTTGGCGTAAATATTTCTCGGATCAGTCACAAAACAACCacatttaatattacttcaAAAATTTGCATTGGGAATGTATTCCTAATTAAAACCATCCCCATAACAATCTATAACGAGtttagtattaataatgacGAATTAGCCGAGCTAAATGAAAAAAGCCACTCcgaaatattaaatacgATTAGATTTTCAGCAATAGAAATACTTGCTTGGACTCAGAGCCGTTTGAgtgaaatttttattaaagaaacaAGTTTAAACAATAATGATGGTATTGCGCTTGACAAAGTTGATGGATGTGAAAATACTAATATTGAACAAAATTACAAACGGGATTTAGGCGAATCTTTAAACTCAGATTTTAATTCAGCACTTGTGAAAGAAAATTGGTTACAAAAGGCCAATTTGATTGCTCAAGCGCTTCAACCATATCCAACTGGAATTAAATGGATTAATGAAACACACTCATGGAAAGTTGtttattcaaatgaatttgGACAGAAGATCTCGAAGTTTTTCGATACGATTCcatttgatgaaaatgcTACAGTAGAGTCATTGTATTTAAAGGCATGTAAATTTGTTTCTGTTTctcaaacaaataataaagtaattaaaATGCTTAGCACTAGCAGAAaacttaataaaattaCCAATGAGATATCTAGTCCACTagataaatttatttttaatgaatgGGGGAACACTATCGAAGATTTTTTGGCAagatataatttaaataatccTGATAGAGCTGTATATTCCATcaatgattttaataatgaaattaactCATTAAGGCCATTTCCTGATAATTTAGATTGGTGTGATTCTACATTTTCGTTTGTAGTTGTTCTACCTAGTAATGAAAAAAGATCATTTCAACTTGATAAATTcgaattcaatattattaactgCTATTCAGCGGCTTACAGTTTGGCAATCGGGAatgtaaatattgataagGAGTTTTATAATAGAAAGATAAggaaatataattcaaaagtaAAGAATAACACCAATCCTACccaattaaaaaaacaaatttataaaaaacatttgataaataatagACACGAAAGTCCTTCGgaagaaaagaaggaaaatttttctttgaataaatctattaataCCAAACAAAAAAACTCGAATGAAACAGGCAAATTCACAAGTTTGCCAAGCTGTCAAGTTTATTCGTACCAAGATAAAGAAACTACAGATACAAACACTTCATCTGAAGAAAGTTTACTTGGAAATATTTGCGAATCAAAAATAGAGCCTAAGGAGCttattaatgaagatttaaagggaaattctttcaataaaCTACCAAGTTCCGATGAAGATAAGCTTTCTATTAGAGCAAAAAGTAATAAGCGTAAAACAATAGTAAGGGCACTACCTGCTCCATCAGATCCATTGAGCAGGGCTAgaataattgaatatagCAAACAAGCTGATGAGCTGAGACCTTTTCCCCACGGCATAACTTGGTGTTACCGTTCTGCAAGGTTCAAAGTAAGATATAGGAGATCAAGTGATGGTTGTTGGACTGCAACATCGTTCACTCCCACTAAATTCAATTCTGTGAAAGAGGCATTTGAAAACGCAGTAGATAAATTAGCGGCTCATATTAACGattataaaaatagtaATGAAATCCCTATTATTCCGAAGAAAAGACATTTAGAAATTGAAccttaa
- a CDS encoding myb proto-oncogene protein: MPQEPWNAEEDELLYQLVQRLGPSSWSETARLLNSTLNVNRLAKQCRERWISHVDPRIRRGDWSLSEDRFILNQQNLWGNRWADIARHLPGRTTHAVKNRYHQLQRLLNQGKTKLETILNAPLIHVVPHFLQQTNFFKDPPEKESEVGNQIRVKKAIIKKRRESISNYRCMNEKESIDQFKKNKPIYSENEVSFIQSELEVDKHYSKSNRKPVENYSRFEGFEQRQENVIKNDPDLYKQRIQTIESTCEVVPSNSEIEFSPRNFRRACLEFQQSPPGVLLASDVGIYPVTPTFTENCNNYKTNNAIEPSTCETNQDNEYISKSEFLTPSSELSECLPSKCIQPICIFNEEPSIYNEMDYRDPNWYVWNENSNVWDNNPIHRLDTGSIADPFLHSFPEI; the protein is encoded by the coding sequence ATGCCCCAAGAGCCTTGGAATGCAGAAGAGGATGAGCTGTTGTATCAGTTAGTTCAACGGCTTGGACCATCAAGCTGGTCTGAAACGGCTAGATTGCTTAATTCAACACTTAACGTAAATAGATTAGCAAAGCAATGTAGAGAAAGGTGGATATCGCATGTTGATCCAAGAATCAGAAGAGGCGATTGGTCACTTTCTGAGGAcagatttattttaaacCAGCAAAATCTTTGGGGAAACAGATGGGCAGATATTGCAAGACATCTTCCTGGAAGAACTACGCATGCAGTGAAAAACAGATACCATCAATTGCAAAGATTACTTAACCAAGGAAAAACTAAGCTTGAAACCATTCTTAATGCACCACTAATTCACGTTGTACCACATTTCTTGCAGCAAactaatttctttaaagatCCTCCTGAAAAAGAATCCGAAGTTGGTAATCAAATAAGAGTTAAAAAAGccattattaaaaaaagacGAGAATCTATAAGTAACTACAGATGCATGAATGAAAAGGAATCAATAGatcaatttaaaaaaaacaagcCAATCTATTCCGAAAATGAAGTATCGTTCATTCAAAGTGAATTAGAAGTTGATAAGCATTACTCTAAATCAAACAGAAAACCGGTTGAGAACTACAGTCGTTTTGAAGGCTTTGAACAAAGACAAGAAAAtgttattaaaaatgatcCCGACTTATATAAGCAAAGAATTCAAACAATTGAAAGTACTTGCGAAGTTGTGCCATCGAATTCAGAAATAGAGTTTTCTCCTAGAAACTTCAGACGCGCATGCCTTGAGTTCCAGCAATCCCCACCAGGTGTCCTTCTTGCAAGTGATGTTGGGATTTACCCTGTTACTCCTACATTCACAGAAAATTgcaataattataaaacaAATAACGCTATTGAACCTTCTACGTGTGAAACAAATCAagataatgaatatatCTCAAAATCAGAGTTCTTGACGCCATCATCAGAGCTGAGCGAGTGTCTACCTAGTAAGTGTATTCAACCAATTTGCATCTTTAATGAAGAGCCAAGTATTTACAATGAAATGGATTATAGAGATCCTAATTGGTATGTATGGAATGAAAACTCAAATGTATGGGATAATAACCCAATACATAGACTTGATACAGGCAGTATCGCCGATCCATTTCTGCATTCATTCCCCGAGATCTAG
- a CDS encoding Hca4p helicase DBP4 (helicase CA4). EIF4A-1-family RNA SFII helicase, with protein MSEVNKKKNKTNTRYNDEQEIKNLKNRIVIELPCRGKSWNNPNLLNHGVINNKNAELPVKRIKIEDIMSPDLFSDLPISRRTLEGLRAEGYYQMTLIQRDTLPHSLQGRDIIGQARTGSGKTLAYVIPILENIYRDNYCSIDGLLSLILTPTRELASQVFDVIKEIGKFHSTLSAGCIVGGKDIKSESSRINMLNILVATPGRLIQHMDESPLWDANNLKILVIDEVDRMLDMGFLNDIKIILDGIPSSSSGRQTMLFSATVYSSELSIKKIENLFRPNQLESFSLDNIGALPKNLQQLYIKVAIHEKIDTLFNFLRTHSNKKIIVFVSCCKQVRFLSTVFTKLKIGCKVLELYGKQSLQKRLEVVHNFYTHESLVTSNEKLKLKNIGRNSKSSYDGAVLFCTDIASRGLDFPKIDWVIQLDIPENADTYVHRIGRTARYISKGKSLLFVMSNEGYFLKSLYEKGINTIKKVTPNEYEMRYTIHSSLQSICASDQNIKEMAERAFSAYIKSLFILTPNDKREELKKLDFSAFALSLGLAIPPKIKINNTESEKRLISKHSSKLQKFKEKIRQKKLSKNLDDNEDINSNRLLQKDDSEPIDILSDELILFSNNESAINQEKLSAIPLNKKVATDKLRFRSDYSGKIRGHGNFDLDKKHIFFSDDEGPGTINEDNKCENLDIDCQRKYIEQVKNRLKCQTKNDKERDRERVHEMHVKKRRISRQFRSEKSNNANDIELIESREEEESRICDEDNLHNLTTAALEKLGIQISN; from the coding sequence ATGAGCGaagtaaataaaaagaagaacAAGACAAATACTAGATACAATGATGAACaggaaattaaaaatctCAAGAATAGAATTGTTATAGAGCTCCCATGTAGAGGAAAATCTTGGAATAATCCTAATCTCTTAAATCACGGtgttattaataacaaaaatgCTGAGCTCCCTgtaaaaagaattaaaattgagGATATCATGAGTCCGGATTTATTCTCTGATCTACCAATAAGTAGAAGAACTTTGGAAGGTTTGAGGGCGGAAGGCTATTATCAGATGACGTTGATTCAAAGAGACACACTACCTCATTCGCTACAAGGAAGAGATATAATTGGTCAGGCAAGAACAGGCAGTGGAAAAACTTTAGCGTATGTAATACCgatattagaaaatatttatagGGATAACTATTGTTCAATTGATGGGCTTTTATCTCTGATATTGACTCCAACCAGAGAACTTGCAAGCCAAGTATTTGATGtgataaaagaaattggtAAATTTCACTCGACCTTATCAGCAGGATGTATTGTTGGAGGGAAAGATATTAAGTCAGAATCATCTAGAATCAATATGCTGAATATTCTTGTTGCAACTCCTGGAAGGCTCATTCAACATATGGATGAGTCCCCACTCTGGGACGCAaacaatttgaaaattttagTAATCGATGAGGTGGATAGAATGCTTGATATGGGATTTTTAAAcgatataaaaataattttagatGGTATTCCATCTTCATCTTCGGGAAGACAAACCATGCTTTTTTCTGCTACAGTTTATTCGTCAGAActttctattaaaaaaattgaaaactTGTTTCGACCTAATCAGCTAGAAAGTTTTTCTCTCGATAACATAGGGGCACTACCTAAAAATCTTCAACAGctatatattaaagttgCAATTCatgaaaaaattgataCTTTATTCAACTTTTTGCGTACTCAtagcaataaaaaaataattgtttttgTTTCCTGTTGCAAACAAGTTAGATTTTTATCCACAGTTTTTACAAAGCTAAAAATAGGATGTAAAGTGTTAGAACTTTATGGAAAGCAATCACTACAAAAAAGACTTGAGGTGGTTCACAATTTTTATACACATGAGAGTTTGGTAACGTCGAATGAAAAActcaaattaaaaaatataggAAGAAATTCAAAGTCCTCTTACGATGGGGCGGTCTTATTCTGCACTGATATCGCATCTAGAGGATTAGACTTTCCCAAAATTGATTGGGTTATTCAATTAGACATTCCTGAAAATGCAGATACTTATGTTCATAGAATTGGTAGGACAGCAAGATATATTTCTAAAGGTAAATCATTACTGTTTGTTATGTCTAATGAAGgctattttttaaaaagtcTATATGAAAAAGGaataaatacaattaaaaaagttaCTCCCAATGAATATGAGATGAGATATACGATTCATTCTTCACTGCAAAGCATTTGCGCTTCAGAccaaaatataaaagaaatggCAGAAAGGGCATTTTCTGCATATATTAAGAgcctttttattttaactCCTAACGATAAACGTGAGGAACTTAAGAAGTTGGATTTCTCTGCATTTGCACTATCTTTAGGATTAGCAATTCCTCctaaaatcaaaattaacaACACAGAAAGTGAGAAAagattaatttcaaaacaTTCTTCCAAACTCCAAAAATTTAAGGAGAAAATCAGGCAAAAAAAgttatcaaaaaatttgGATGACAATGAAGATATAAATTCTAATAGATTATTACAAAAAGATGACAGCGAACCAATTGACATATTGTCGGATGAactaattcttttttcaaataatgagTCTGCTATAAATCAAGAAAAGTTATCAGCTATTCcgttaaataaaaaagttgCCACTGATAAGTTGAGATTTAGATCTGATTATTCTGGTAAAATAAGAGGGCATGGAAATTTTGATTTGGATAAGAAACACATATTTTTCAGTGATGATGAAGGGCCAGGTAcaattaatgaagataataaatGTGAAAACTTAGATATTGATTGTCagagaaaatatattgaacAGGTTAAAAATCGTTTGAAATGTCAAactaaaaatgataaagaaaGAGATAGAGAAAGAGTGCATGAAATGCatgttaaaaaaagaagaatttcGCGTCAATTTAGAAGTgagaaatcaaataatgcCAATGATATTGAATTGATTGAAAGCAGGGAAGAGGAAGAAAGCAGAATTTGTGATGAAGATAATTTACACAATTTAACTACAGCGGCTTTAGAAAAATTAGGAATACAAATATCAAATTAG
- a CDS encoding diphtamide biosynthesis; OVCA1/DPH2 protein-like; AE group → MDSTIANPNISLSNDINYKRFDPGYSDIENIELLKEAIRVGLPSHYDFEIIKTIKKINEIKSISDERENFTVYLQMPEGLLVFSQSISLILQHFARTSVVILGDITYGGCCIEDQLMSILESSHSKSSNQSLLVHYAHSCLIPFEELAMSKDINIANILYIFVEINLLSDHFIQTIKHNFKKEDKIALLSTIQYHSTIVGSQKCLNDYFLNPVKIPVCDPLAWGETLGCTSAIIDGDVEKCIFLSDGRFHLESAMIQNPSKVFYLYEPFSKKITRETYSHQLLHEIRKSSIVNSFKIVQAGGSNLINDSVVIGIFFSTLGRQGSFAIVERLEKLINKYNTNTNNKTKIVACTIFASDLSAECINDNILEGVDYSIQLACPRLSTDWGAYYKKPILNSYEAFVLLGNLSNNNFQFFCDMENNLDLSNSEFSYLQTYPMNYWASNGNIWCNYYSDESRNGSFGASKDQIDEIKYNIRQNKLKNLTKRKINLQYERNELA, encoded by the coding sequence atGGACTCTACAATAGCAAATCCGAATATTTCACTTAgtaatgatattaattataaaagaTTTGACCCTGGATATTCTGAcatagaaaatattgaattattaaaagaggCAATTAGGGTTGGACTACCTTCTCATtatgattttgaaataattaaaacaattaaaaaaattaatgaaataaaatctaTCTCAGATGAGCGTGAAAACTTTACCGTGTATTTACAAATGCCGGAAGGGTTGTTAGTTTTTTCTCAATCTATTTCTCTTATTTTACAACACTTTGCCCGAACGAGTGTAGTAATTTTGGGGGATATAACATATGGAGGATGCTGCATAGAAGATCAATTAATGAGCATATTAGAATCTTCACattcaaaatcatcaaaCCAGTCTTTACTGGTGCATTATGCTCATTCATGTTTAATTccatttgaagaattagCTATGTCTAAAGACATTAATATTGCAAACATTCTTTATATCTTcgttgaaattaatttgttaTCGGATCATTTTATTCAAACTATCAAgcataattttaaaaaagaagataaGATTGCACTATTATCAACTATTCAATATCATAGCACAATTGTTGGTTCTCAGAAGTGCTtgaatgattattttttaaaccCAGTAAAAATTCCGGTTTGTGACCCATTGGCATGGGGCGAAACCCTCGGATGTACCAGCGCAATTATTGATGGCGATGTAGAAAAGTGCATTTTTCTTTCGGATGGTAGATTTCATCTTGAAAGCGCTATGATACAAAATCCAAGTAaagtattttatttatatgagcctttttcaaaaaaaattacaagaGAAACTTATAGTCATCAGCTTTTACAtgaaataagaaaaagTTCAATAGTAAATTCGTTCAAAATAGTTCAAGCGGGCGGaagtaatttaattaatgacTCTGTAGTGATTGGAATATTCTTCAGTACATTAGGCCGTCAAGGGAGTTTTGCAATAGTTGAAAGACTGGAAAAacttataaataaatataatacgaacacaaataataaaacaaaaattgtCGCTTGCACTATTTTTGCTTCAGATTTATCTGCAGAATGtataaatgataatattttagaaGGGGTCGACTATTCAATACAGCTTGCATGCCCCAGGCTTTCTACTGACTGGGGAGCCTATTATAAAAAGCCGATTCTAAATTCATATGAGGCATTTGTATTATTGGGAAAtctttctaataataacttCCAGTTTTTTTGTGATatggaaaataatttagattTATCAAACTCCGAATTTTCATACCTCCAAACTTACCCAATGAATTATTGGGCATCAAATGGTAATATTTGGTGTAACTATTATTCAGATGAATCTAGAAACGGAAGTTTTGGAGCATCTAAGGACCAAATTGATGAGATAAAGTACAATATTAGGCAGAACAAACTCAAGAACTTGactaaaagaaaaattaacttGCAATATGAAAGAAATGAGTTAGCTTAG